From Sporichthya brevicatena, the proteins below share one genomic window:
- the coaE gene encoding dephospho-CoA kinase, translated as MAVVLIGLTGGIGSGKTTVSDLLGEWGAVIVDADVIAREVVASGTPGLAAVAEAFGPEVIGPDGGLDRERVAAIVFNDPAARATLNGIVHPLVRARSKELTEAAPAGSIVVQAIPLLAETGQRGNFDLVVVVDVDPEVAVQRLVTWRGMSEADARARIAAQASREQRLAIADVVLDNSGDREHLEAQVEQLWTELQRRSAPQ; from the coding sequence ATCGCGGTCGTGTTGATCGGACTGACCGGGGGCATCGGCTCCGGCAAGACAACCGTCTCCGACCTGCTCGGGGAGTGGGGCGCGGTGATCGTCGACGCCGACGTCATCGCGCGTGAGGTGGTGGCCTCCGGGACACCCGGGTTGGCGGCCGTCGCCGAGGCGTTCGGGCCCGAGGTGATCGGGCCCGACGGCGGACTGGACCGCGAACGCGTGGCCGCGATCGTCTTCAACGACCCGGCGGCGCGGGCGACGCTGAACGGCATCGTCCATCCGCTGGTGCGGGCGCGGTCGAAGGAACTGACCGAAGCCGCGCCGGCCGGCTCGATCGTCGTCCAGGCCATTCCGTTGCTCGCCGAGACCGGTCAGCGCGGCAACTTCGACCTCGTCGTCGTCGTGGACGTCGACCCGGAGGTCGCGGTGCAGCGGCTGGTCACGTGGCGCGGCATGTCCGAGGCCGATGCGCGGGCCCGCATCGCGGCCCAGGCCTCCCGGGAACAACGGCTCGCGATCGCCGACGTCGTCCTCGACAACTCCGGCGACCGCGAGCACCTCGAGGCTCAGGTCGAGCAGCTCTGGACGGAGCTCCAGCGCCGGTCAGCGCCCCAGTAG
- the rpsA gene encoding 30S ribosomal protein S1, protein MTSTVEANPALHTPPQVAVNDIGSAEDFLAAIDETIKYFNDGDIVEGVIVKVDRDEVLLDIGYKTEGVIPSRELSIKHDVDPSEVVSVGDEIEALVLQKEDKEGRLILSKKRAQYERAWGTIEKIKEEDGIVTGTVIEVVKGGLILDIGLRGFLPASLVEMRRVRDLQPYVGKELEAKIIELDKNRNNVVLSRRAWLEQTQSEVRQTFLTTLQKGQVRSGVVSSIVNFGAFVDLGGVDGLVHVSELSWKHIDHPSEVVEVGQEVTVEVLDVDMDRERVSLSLKATQEDPWQQFARTHAIGQVVPGRVTKLVPFGAFVRVDEGIEGLVHISELAERHVEIPEQVVQVGDEIFVKVIDIDLERRRISLSLKQANENAGAIGDDEHFDPAQYGMPAEYDEQGNYVYPEGFDPETNEWLPGHEAAREKWEAQYAEARARFEAHRKQMRAAAEADAEAGAAASAPSSYSSEGASDSDGGTLASDEALAALREKLTGRS, encoded by the coding sequence ATGACGAGCACCGTCGAGGCCAACCCCGCACTGCACACCCCGCCCCAGGTCGCGGTCAACGACATCGGTTCGGCTGAGGACTTCCTCGCCGCGATCGACGAGACCATCAAGTACTTCAACGATGGCGACATCGTCGAAGGCGTCATCGTCAAGGTCGACCGGGACGAGGTTCTCCTCGACATCGGTTACAAGACCGAGGGCGTCATCCCCTCCCGCGAACTCTCCATCAAGCACGACGTCGACCCCTCCGAGGTCGTTTCCGTCGGCGATGAGATCGAGGCCCTGGTTCTCCAGAAGGAGGACAAGGAAGGCCGCTTGATCCTGTCCAAGAAGCGCGCCCAGTACGAGCGCGCCTGGGGCACGATCGAGAAGATCAAGGAGGAGGACGGCATCGTCACCGGCACGGTGATCGAGGTCGTCAAGGGTGGTCTCATCCTGGACATCGGCCTCCGTGGCTTCCTCCCCGCCTCGCTGGTGGAGATGCGCCGCGTCCGCGACCTGCAGCCGTACGTCGGCAAGGAGCTCGAGGCCAAGATCATCGAGCTGGACAAGAACCGCAACAACGTGGTCCTGTCCCGCCGCGCCTGGCTCGAGCAGACCCAGTCCGAGGTCCGCCAGACGTTCCTGACGACCCTTCAGAAGGGCCAGGTCCGTTCCGGTGTCGTCTCGTCGATCGTCAACTTCGGTGCGTTCGTCGACCTCGGCGGCGTCGACGGTCTGGTGCACGTTTCCGAGCTGTCCTGGAAGCACATCGACCACCCCTCCGAGGTTGTCGAGGTGGGCCAAGAGGTCACGGTCGAGGTCCTCGACGTCGACATGGACCGCGAGCGCGTCTCCCTGTCGCTGAAGGCGACCCAGGAAGACCCGTGGCAGCAGTTCGCGCGCACCCACGCGATCGGTCAGGTCGTCCCGGGTCGCGTCACCAAGCTCGTTCCGTTCGGTGCGTTCGTCCGCGTCGACGAGGGCATCGAGGGTCTGGTCCACATCTCGGAGCTGGCCGAGCGCCACGTCGAGATCCCGGAGCAGGTCGTCCAGGTCGGCGACGAGATCTTCGTCAAGGTCATCGACATCGACCTCGAGCGTCGCCGCATCTCGCTCTCGCTGAAGCAGGCGAACGAGAACGCCGGTGCGATCGGCGACGACGAGCACTTCGACCCGGCCCAGTACGGCATGCCGGCCGAGTACGACGAGCAGGGCAACTACGTCTACCCCGAGGGCTTCGACCCGGAGACCAACGAGTGGCTCCCCGGCCACGAGGCGGCCCGCGAGAAGTGGGAGGCGCAGTACGCCGAGGCGCGTGCGCGCTTCGAGGCGCACCGCAAGCAGATGCGTGCGGCGGCCGAGGCGGACGCCGAGGCCGGCGCCGCGGCGTCGGCTCCGTCGAGCTACTCCTCGGAGGGCGCGTCCGACAGCGACGGCGGCACCCTCGCCTCCGACGAGGCGCTCGCCGCGCTGCGCGAGAAGCTCACCGGCCGTTCGTAA